The Cyclobacteriaceae bacterium DNA segment TCGACCGGAAAAAGCGGATACTGTTGTGTGGTCGTTTGGTTATGGTGTGGGCACCTCGCCACGCATTTTGAAAAAACTGTACCTGAACATTGAGGTAACGGCCAATCAAATCAATAAAGGCAATATAGAAGCATTGAATGTTATAAACCGCATGTATGCAGGATTGGATTTTCAGGTCGCCAAAAATTTTGCCCTCTATGCCGGGCCAACGGTTTCCATTCGCATATACGATACTACCTTCAATCGACATCCGGAATTGTTTACCTACTACACACCGACAATTCAATCCGAACGAACCTACACGCAACATGACCTTGCTTCACAAATCTGGTGGGGCTTCAGAGCGGGCATTCGATTGTTTTAAAGTCAACTTAAAGTTCAAACCACAAAGGTCACCGAGGCAGCACAAAGGGCACAAAGAGTTGCGCGTTAAACATTTTACTTGGAGGACTTTGCGCCTTCTTTGTGTCACTTTGTGGTTAACCTGAGATACTTTTTAAAAAAATTTAAAGCTGCATAGGGGTAACACCACATTCAGTTGTCGTAGAGATAAACTGAATCACAAACCCCATGAAAATTCTAAAAAAGAGCTTTGTCCTTGTTTTCATTTTCACAGCCCACTGGCTGCATGCCCAATCATTAACCCAAACCCTTCGGGGAAAGATTGTCGATCAGGTAACCCAAATGCCTTTGCCCGGTGCAACGGTTATGGTGTTGAATACTGATCCGTTAGTTGGCGCAACCACAGATGTGGATGGCGAATTTAAAATCCAGAAACTGCCAGTTGGTACATACACTGTGCGGGTTAGTTTTATCGGCTATAAAGATTTCATTCTGCCTAACGTAATTGTCAACTCCGGAAAGGAAGTGGTCTTGAACATTCCCATCGAAGAAGATATTGTGCAAATGGATGAGATTGTGGTGACGGCTACTGAAAAAGACCGCACCATCAACGACATGGTATTGATCAGCGGCCGTACCTTTTCTGTTGAAGAAACCCGGAAGTTTGCTGCTGCCGTGAATGATCCCGCCCGTATGGCCGCATCGTTCTCGGGGGTGGTGAGTACCGATGATGGGAATAATAATATTTCCATTCGCGGTAACAGTCCGAACGGATTGCTGTGGCGCATGGAAGGCATAGACATTCCAAACCCCAATCACTTTGTAAATCCGGGCACTTCCGGAGGCGGCATTTCCATTCTCAGTTCACAACTGCTCACCAACTCCGACTTTCTAACGGGTGCCTTTACCGCGGAATACGGCAACGCGCTATCCGGTGTGTTTGATTTAAGTCTGAGAAAGGGTAACAACGAAAAAAGAGAATTTACGCTACAAGCTGGCTTTTTGGGTACTGACTTTGCGGCCGAAGGACCCATTGCCAAAAACTATAAGGGTTCTTACCTGATCAATTACCGGTACTCAACCCTCTCGCTATTGGCACAACTGGGTGTTCCACTTGGCGACTTTGCGACCAACTTTCAAGATTTATCAGTGAACATTCATCTACCCATCAACAGCAAGAACAGTATTTCTGTTTTTGGATTTGGTGGCTTGAGCGATCAGCACAAAGATGCTGTACAGGATTCACTGAAATGGGAAAGTGAATACGATCGCTATAGTGACAGATATTTTTCCAATACCGGAGCAATAGGCATCAAACATGCCTACATGATCAACACGAATAACTTTTTACAAACCACGGTGCTGGCATCAGGCAACGCCATGGGCGATAAAATGTACAAACTGGACGATGAATACCAAGATCGGTTTTGGTATTATGAAAAGTTCAGTAACACAAAAATCACTGTTAGCTCGGTTTTAAACACCAAGTTATCGGCACGGTATAGTGTGCGAAGCGGAGTTTACCTGAATCAATTGTACTACAATCTTGAGCAAAGCGAATTTAATGAAGACGCGGAGCAACTTGATACGTTTATCAACACCAAAGGAAATACACAAAGCATTCAGTTGTTTTCGCAGCTTAACATAAAGGCAAGTGAACGCTTTACCATAAATGCCGGACTTCATTATCTTCAACTGTTGTTGAATAATTCCAAGTCATTGGAGCCACGGGTCAGTGCATCGTATGCGCTCAACGAAAGAAACAGCATCAGTTTTGGATATGGATTACACAGTCAGGTTCAACCGCTCGGATCTTATTTTGCTGAATACGTAGATGACGGTCAGATTATATTGCCTAACAAAAATCTAGGCTTAAGTAAGGCACATCATGTTGTAGTTGGTTATGACCGGTCATTAAATCCATACCTGCGTATGAAAGTGGAGACCTACTATCAACACTTGTTTAATATACCGGTTAAGCCCGGGGAGAACGAATCTTACTCGATTATTAATCAACAGTGGTCATTTCAAACTGATCCATTAATAAATGAAGGCCTCGGTAAAAATTATGGTGCAGAATTTACACTGGAGCAATTCACTCACAACAACCTGTACTTTCTGCTGACTGCTTCCATATACAATTCATTATACAAAACACAGGAGAACGCGTGGCGCAACACACGCTACAACGGTAACGCCAACATGACCTTTACTGCTGGTAAAGAATTCACCCTAAAAAAAGATCGCGTACTCGGATTGAATGTTCGAAGCCTGTACAGCGGTGGCTTGCGTACCACTCCGGTAGACCTGGAGGAATCACTTTTAAAAGGGGAAACCGTTTATCAGGAAGATAAAGCATTTGAAGAACAGAATCCTGCTTACTTCAGAACGGACATCCGCATCAGTTTAAAGCGCAACAAACCCAAGTCAACCCATACACTTGCATTGGATATTCAAAATGTAACTAACCGAAAAAATATTTACGGAAGTTATTTCGAACCGCTTACCGGAAAAATCACGACTGCATACCAAACGCCTTTGATACCGGTATTGAGTTATAAGATTGAGTTTTGATTTCAAAAACCTTTAACCACAGAGGGCGCAAAGGTCACGCAAAGGCACGGAGATTCGTTTTGTGTTCTCTGTGCCTCCTTTGAGCGCTCTGTGGTTTGCATATTACTTGCAGCTTTCCTTATAACCACTTAACTCATAAATTTTCTTGTACTTACTTCTATCCAGCAACCACTCCAATGCTTTTTGCTTGTCGGACTGTTTGTTATAGTACAATTCAGCAATGGCGTACCCAACATAATAACCGAGATCAGCCACTCTCCCTCCCGAGTTATTTCCATTGTACAACCAGGGCTTTAAATCCGCGCTTTTATTTTGGATTGCCTCATTGAACTCATCTCGTATGACACAAGCATTTTCCTTTCCATAAGTATGAATAAGCGTATTGATGTTCATTCCCGAAATTTTTTCTGTTACAAAGTCTGCTATTCCTTCATTTAAAACAGGTACCAGTAAGCCCGCATTTCTGAGATTACCACGCTGCCGTGTATGCACCGCTTCATGTGCCACCATCGATACGATATCGCCTGTATTGCCGATTATGCTTTTCAACCAGGGAGACAATTCATCTTTTACAACTTCCTTATTTGCAGCAGCAATTTCCGATCCTATCAAGATTAATTGATCACCTATGGTACCACCCGTACGCAAACATCCAATCGCGAAACAAACATCCGGAATCTCAAATCCCGGCAATTCATTTTTAAACTTTTGTAAAACTGTTTCAATCTCCGCTTTTCGATAGGCGATATTTTCTGTCAGTGGTCTGACTGATTTCCAGAACTTCGGATATTTACTAAGCAACGTTACATACTCCTCAGCGGTAAATTTGCGGATGCGGATAAACGTTTTGAAATGCTCGGTTGCACGGTCAATGTAGCGCTGTTGAATAATGGAAATACTGTCTTCTTTTGATTTGGCGGAAGTCAACGCGTCATAGGCTTCCCAAAAATGGGTAATGTCTTCTGTGGTGATGGTATGCTGTTGTGCGCATGCAACACTTTGCAAGAGCATGGCAACTAAAACTCCGGTTATCGTCTTCATTGGTTGTATCCGTAACTGATTTCCTTAAAAGCAAATTGTTTGAATTTGCCATCAATCAAAACTTCCAGTTTCCCTTCTTCTGAAACGGCTTCTATTATCCCTGAAACGGGTTGCTCATTCACAACAAAATCATGAACCTCATCGCGCCAATACAAATGTTGCTCATAATCATATTTCATCCGATCAAATTCTCCCACTTTTAGTTGTAAATAGCGCGCTTCAATTTTTTGCAGTAAATGTGAAAACAATTCATTCAAATCAAATTCATGCCCGGCTTCAGCAGCCAGCGAGGTTGCCGTTGGAATGGAGAACGAAACCTGATTTACATTCACGCCAATCCCCACCACCGCTCGATCCAGCAGCTGGCCCATCAACTGATTTTCGATCAGGATGCCGCAGGTTTTTTTGCCGTTCAGCATCATATCGTTTGGCCACTTGATTTTTACTTCGGCCTTAGGCAACAAACTTGTCAAACCATCCAGCAAACCCAACGAAATCGCCATGCTGAGGAAGAACTGCTTTTTAGGATCAAGAAAGTGTGGCTTTAATCCAATGGAAAAGGTGAGATTCTTGCCCGGCTCCGTAATCCACGTGTTGCCGCGCTGACCCCGCCCAGCCGTTTGATTGGCTGTTATCACCACCAAACCATCCGCTGAACCCTTTTGTTGAAGCAGGCGTTGTGCTTCATCGTTGGTAGAATGACATTCTGGCACGAAAACCAGTTTGTGCCCCATGAAAAGGGTATTGGCAGGGATTTTATACAAGTAAATATTGTTAGTTTTGTACGAAAACCGAAGATAGTTTAATGGCGAAGAAAAGAAAGGGTGTCAGTTCTGAAAAACTTTGTGACGCCATAGTAAAAGGAATGCAGGAGAAAAAAGCCCTCGACATCCTGGTTCTGGATCTGAGAAAAGTAAAAAATGCCATTGCCGATTTTTTTGTGATCTGTTCAGGTGGTTCAGACAAGCAACTGGATGCCATTGCCGAATCCGTTGACGCTGAAGTATACAAGGCTTTGAACGAAAATCCCTGGCATGTGGAAGGCAAAAACAATAAAGAATGGGTGTTACTCGACTACTTTGATGTGGTTGCCCACATCTTCCGCAAAGACAAGCGCGAATTTTTCGCCCTTGAAAAACTGTGGGGAGATGCGGAAGTAACAGAAATTGAAGATGCTGCCATAACCAAATAAAAAAGGCAGCGTTATTGGAAGAGAAAATTGACTTTTTGAAATACAGAAAACATGTCGGATAAGCGCGATAATAAAATGATCCCTCCAAAGGTGCCCAAGGGTGGCAACTATCAATTATGGGTAATCCTGGTCACCATTGCGGTGATTATGGGGGTGATGTGGTTTACATCAAACAACAACCTGAAAGAAAAAGATGAGAATGAGCTGAAAGCGATGATTGAAAGTCGCGATGTACGGAGCATTATACTCATAAAAGATAAAGAATACGTTGAAGTAACCTTGAATTCAAATGCCTTGCAGAATGCGAAATACAAGGAAGATATTCAGGGGCCAATGGGTCAAAACAACGCTGGCCCACACTATAAAGTAAAAGTTATCTCCGTTGATAATTTCGACAGGAAATACAACGAGTGGATCAGTAAAATTCCTGAAGCCGATCGCCCCGAGTACAGATCGGAAACACGAATCGATTACATCGGCCATTTCTTTAGCTGGGGCTTTTTGTTCCTGTTGTTGTTTGGCTTCTGGATGTTGATGCGCAGAATGACGGGTGGCGGTGGCCCCGGTGGTCAGATTTTCAACATCGGAAAATCAAAGGCAGCGTTGTTCGATGCCGAAAACAAAGTAAAAATTACGTTTGAAGATGTTGCCGGTTTGGAAGAAGCCAAAGAAGAAATTCGTGAGATCGTTGAGTTCTTGAAGAACCCATCCAAGTTCACCAAGCTGGGTGGTAAAATTCCGAAAGGTGCATTGCTCGTAGGCCCTCCGGGTACCGGTAAAACCTTGTTGGCAAAAGCCGTTGCCGGTGAAGCTGCAGTGCCGTTCTTCTCCTTGTCAGGTTCAGATTTCGTGGAAATGTTTGTGGGTGTAGGTGCTGCGCGTGTACGCGACCTGTTCAAGCAAGCCAAAGAAAAGGCTCCGTGTATTGTGTTTATCGATGAGATCGATGCCATCGGTCGTTCGCGTGGTCGCGGCCAGATGCCGGGTGCCAACGATGAACGTGAAAATACCTTGAACTCATTATTGGTAGAGATGGATGGTTTTGCAACCGATTCAGGTGTAATTATTCTGGCAGCTACCAACCGACCGGATGTACTCGACTCTGCCTTATTGCGTCCCGGTCGTTTCGACAGGCAGATCAGCATTGATAAGCCGGATATTGTTGGTCGGGAAGCTATCTTTAAGGTGCACCTGAAGCCTATCAAACTGGATTCATCGGTTGACATTAAAAAACTTTCGGCACAAACGCCTGGCTTTGCCGGTGCTGAAATTGCCAACGTATGTAACGAAGCTGCCTTGATCGCTGCACGCAGAGATAAGAAAGCCGTTGACATGCAGGATTTTCAGGATGCGATTGACCGCGTGATTGGTGGATTGGAAAAGAAAACCAAAATCATTTCACCGGAAGAAAAGAAAATTGTGGCTTACCACGAAGCGGGTCATGCCGTAGCCGGTTGGTTCCTGGAGCATGCCGATCCGTTGGTGAAGGTTAGCATTGTACCGCGTGGTGTTGCCGCGTTGGGTTATGCTCAATATTTACCGAAAGAACAGTTCCTCTATCAAACCGAGCAATTGTTGGATGAGATGTGCATGACCTTCGGTGGTCGCGCAGCTGAAGATCTTATTTTTGGAAAGATTTCTACAGGAGCTTTGAGCGATCTGGAACGCATAACCAAAATGGCCTACAGTATGGTAACGGTTTACGGCATGAACCCTGAAATCGGAAACATGTCGTTCTACGATTCAAAAGCTAACGATTACGCGTTTCAAAAACCGTATTCAGATGCCACGGCTCAACGTATCGACCAGGAAGTGAAGAAGATCATCGATTCCTGCTACAAGCGCACGAAAGATTTGTTGAGCAAACACCGTGAACACCTGGAAGTGATTGCCAAAGAGTTGTTGGAAAAGGAAATCCTGTTCCAGTCGGATCTGGAAAGATTGATTGGCAAACGACCATTCGATAAGCTTACTACCTACCAGCAGTTCACGAATGGTAGTGGCGAAAAGAAAGAAGAAAAGGTTGAGGTTCCGCCTGCACCGGAAGTGATTCCGGTTTCGGAAGAACCCAAGACCGATAACCCATAATTTAAAAACACACTAAATAAAAACTCAGGCTTACAATCAGGTCTGAGTTTTTTATTTTTAGGCCAATGAATACCCCTGTGGAAATTAAACTTGAAGCCGGTAAGAAGATTTTCTTTGCCTCCGATTTCCATTTGGGTGTACCCAATTATGAGGATAGTCTGGCTCGTGAAAAGCGAATTGTGCGGTGGCTCGACTCCATAAAAAGCGAAGCTCAGGCGATTTACCTGTTAGGCGATATTTTTGATTTCTGGTTTGAATACCGGCAAGCCATTCCGAAAGGATTTATCCGGTTACAGGGAAAACTTGCGGAACTGCGCGATGCGGGGATTCCCATTATTTTCTTCACCGGCAATCACGACATGTGGATGTTTGATTACTTCCCACGCGAACTGGATATCCCGATTTACCGTAACCCGGTGGTACTAACGTGCAACAATCAAAAATTAATGATCGGCCATGGCGATGGACTTGGCCCGGGTGACACCTCCTATAAAATCCTGAAAAAGTTTTTCAACAGTAAAATTTGCCAGTGGCTGTTTGCCCGTATACATCCCAACCTTGGCATAGGCATTGCTAAAATATGGTCGAGAAAAAGCCGGATCAGTAACACGAAACGTGAAGAAAAATTTGAAGGAGAAGAAAATGAATTTTTGCTTACCTATTGTAAAGAACTGGAAAAGCATCACCACCATGATTACTACATTTTCGGTCACCGGCATTTACCGCTCGATCTGGAAGTGGGTGCAAACAGCCGGTACATCAATCTTGGTGAGTGGGTTCACTTTAATACCTATGCCGTGTACGATGGAAAAACCGTTGAGCTTAAAACTTTTTCCGCATAGCATGAGAATAATTTATTTGCTGGTCGTACTGCCTTTTCTTTCGTACGGTCAGCAATTTCCAATAACTGTTCCGTTGAATCAACCCGTAACGGCAGCCTATGTAGACCGGCCCGGTGATTTGTACGTGCAATTTGAGACCGGTACGATTCAGAAATTCGACATCAACGGAAAACTGGTTGAAGAAATAAAACCTGAGTTACCACTCGCTCTTTTTGAACCCCGTGACGGATCGCGCGCATTCAGTTTTGATCGTAAAGGAAATTGGTACAGCTACGGATTATTCGGCACGTTGAACAAACAACCCGTTCCGGAGGAGTTTGCCATTGAGCCGTGGTTGGTGTGTTCATCGGGCGATCAAAACCTTTGGATACTGGATGGCGCTGACCTGAGTATCAAAAAGTTGAATACTGCTAAACAAAGCATTGACGTGGAAATTTACCTATCGCCACATGTAGCCAAAGAGAAAACAGATTTTATTGGCATGCGCGAATACCAAAACTTTTTATTCATCCATAATAAAAATGCAGGCATTGAGATTCACAATGCCATTGGCAAACGGATTCGGCTTATTCCAGGAAAAGAGATTCGGTACTTTAATTTTCTGGGAGAAGAGTTATACTATGCCCTGAATGACAAGTTGATTTTTTTTGATTTATTCGATGGTAAAACGCGCGAACTCCAAATTGAAAAAGGAGTGCAATTTATGCTGCTTACCGATGAACGCGTGTTTAAGGTTTTTGGGGATCGTTTGGTTGTTGAATTAAAAAACCCTTAACTACAGTCCGTATTCGCACAAAAAATGTGTTCAATTATGAACATATTTGTGCAGGAAAGAACACTGCTTTCCCCATTTTTGCTCCAAAACAAACAATTCTGTAACTGGCACAACTTTTACTAACTAAAAGCACTACTTAAATCTATACCATGAATCCTGAAGGTGGCAAAATATTGATGATCGATGATGATGAGGACGTTCTACTGGCAGCCAAGATGTTGCTCAAGAAGCAAAACCACCATGTAATCATAGAAAAGAACCCGAATAAAATTCCTTTTTTACTCAATAACGACACGTACGATGTGATCCTGCTGGACATGAATTTCAGCAAGGACATTACCAGCGGTAAGGAAGGCTTTTACTGGCTGGAAAAAATTCTGGAGAAAGATCCGAGCGCGGTGGTCATCCTGATCACGGCTTTTGGCGATGTGGAAATGGCCGTGAAAGCCCTGAAGCAAGGCGCCACCGATTTCATCCTTAAACCCTGGCAAAATGAAAAATTAATTGCCACCATTTCTACGGCCATTCGTTTGAAGCAGTCGTACAACGAAGTAGACAAGTTGCGCAAAGCCAAAGAAATGCTGGAAGAGCAAATCAGTAAACCGTTTGGCGAAATCATTGGCGAAAGCATAGCCATTAAAGAAGTGTTCGGGCTGATTGATAAAGTAGCCAAGACGGATGCCAACGTGTTGATACTCGGAGAAAACGGAACTGGAAAAGAACTCATCGCCCGCGCCATTCACCAACGCTCGCTGCGGAAAGACAACAGCTTCGTTTCGGTGGATATGGGTGCCATTACAGAAACGTTGTTTGAAAGCGAATTATTCGGCCATAAGAAGGGCGCCTTTACCGATGCGCGCGAAGATCGGCCCGGAAGATTTGAACTGGCCAATGGCGGCACACTCTTTTTAGACGAAATCGGAAACCTAAGCATGGCATTGCAAAGTAAATTGCTGAGCGCACTGCAATCGCGGCAGGTAACGCGGGTAGGTTCCAACCAGTCGATAGCGGTTGATATTCGTTTAATCTGTGCCACCAACATGCCGCTGCATCAAATGGTGGAGCAGGGAACATTCCGTCAGGATTTATTGTACCGCATCAACACGGTTGAAATCAAAGTTCCGCCTTTGGCCGATCGCGTTGAAGATATTTCATTACTCGCACGCCATTACCTCGATTACTACGCCCGTAAGTACCACAAGCAGGTAACAACCATCGCACCGAACGCGATGGACAAACTAAAACGATATGCCTGGCCTGGCAATATCCGTGAGTTGCAACACGCCATTGAACGTGCCGTGATCATGACCGACTCGGCTTCGTTACAGGAAAGCGATTTCCTGTTTAGCCGACCGGTATCCTCTTCATCGGCAGAAACGTTAAACCTGGATGAAGTGGAAAAAGCGGCTATCGTGAAAGCCTTGAATCTGCACAGCGGAAATATTTCGAAAGCTGCTGACGAGCTGGGATTAACCCGCGCTTCGCTGTATCGCAGAATGGAAAAGTATGGATTATAAGTTTAACTGGAAATCACCGGTTGTACCCAGAATACTGTTTTTAGCGGCCAGCATTTTTGCGCTCTGTTTTTTTCTGTTCGAAAATCACTATTGGCTAGCCATTGCGTTTCTGGGGCTCACCGCTTTTCAGATTAAACAACTGATTGACCTGGTTGATCAATCGAATAAAGACATTGCCTCCTTTCTCGACTCGGTAAGCTTTGATGATTTTTCAGCTTCCTTTAAAACCGAAAGCCATGATCCATACGTGCAACGCTTTCATCAGGAACTAAACGAAGCCCTTACGCGACTGCGAAACTCGCGCCAGGAAAAAGATTCGGAATACCTGTTTTATAAAAACATTGTGATGCACGTGGGTATCGGCTTGGTGATTTTTAACGATACCACCGGAAAAATTGAAATCTTTAACAGCGCTGCACGAAAGCTTTTAAAAATAAATAATGCGAATGCGTTAGGCGATTTAAAAGAAGTTGATCCTAACCTCGTTCATACGTTTTTACGTTTAAAAACTGGTGGCCGTGAGTTGATGCGCCTAAAAGTCGGGGAAGACATTATTCAACTTTCCATCTATGCGATTGAATTGACCCTGCGCGGTGAAAACATGAAACTGATTTCATTGCAAAACATTCAGAGTGAACTGGAAGAAAAGGAAATGGAAGCCTGGCAAAACCTGGTGCGCGTGCTCACACACGAAATCATGAATTCGGTTACTCCGATTTCATCGTTGGCCGGAACCATGGAGGCCGAGATCAGCGACCACGTGAAGGGAACAGAAGAAAAGCCGTTGCAAAAAGATCAGTTGGAAGATATCCACCTGTCGCTGCAAACCATCAGCAAGCGAAGTGAAAACCTGATTCAGTTTGTAAAAGAATTTCGTAGTCTCACTCACATACCCAAGCCGCGTTTACAAACTTTTCTCGTATGCACCTTGCTGGATGAAATCTGCATGTTGCACAAAAATGAGCTAGCCGAAAAGAACATTAAGCTTGTGGTCAACATCGATCCGCCTGATTTAACCTTGTTGGCCGATCGGGGGTTAACCGAGCAAGTGCTGATTAACCTTGTAAAAAATGCCATTCAGGCGTTTGATGAAGAACAGGAAGAAAAAGTGATTACGGTAAAGGCATCTGTTACCGAGAAAAACCGACCGGTGATTTCAGTCCGTGATAATGGCTCCGGTATTGATCCCGAGGCCCTTGAGAAAATCTTTATCCCCTTCTTTACCACCAAGAAATCGGGTTCAGGAATTGGGCTGAGTTTATCGCGTCAGGTGATGCGTCAGCATCAGGGAACACTCACCGTAAAATCCACCGTTGGAGAAGGTACCGAATTCTTTATGCGATTCTAAAAAAGCTTCCATTTTGATGAATTTAATGAGGATTTAATACCTTTGCGAAATTCATTTTTTATGGCTGACGTTTCGCAAAAAGTTGCCCGCATATTAATCGATAAACTTGGTGTAGCTGAGTCTGAAATCAACCCCGATACAAACCTGGTGAAAGACCTGGGAATTGACTCGCTTGACTACGCTGAAATTGTGATGGATTTCGAGCAAACATTTGATATCCGCATTCCCGATGAAGATGCTGAAAAACTTACCACCATTGGGGCAGCCGTAGCCTACATTGAAAAAAAGCTACAGGATAAAAAGTAGCCTTCAGCTTTCCGTATTTTCATCCGACTCAAAAAAATTACATAACCGCTTCATGCGCTGTGCATCTTCCTTGTGGAGCGGTTGGAACGAATCCTTACCCGGATAGTTCACGATATACCAACCGTTAAAACTATCGTGCCAGCGCACCAAAAATTTTCGGTCCTGCTTAAGCAGGATATCCATCTCATAAATCTCTTCATCGTGCTTATCTACCAGGCCGGTATATTGCAATAAAATATGATCGCGCTTAAACAACTCTCCCTTTACACAATCGATGCTACCCAGCTTCATCAGCAATCGCGCCTCTCGATTCCAGGCTTTAAATTTAAACGTACGGGGTTGGAATTCTTTCATATTGTAAAATTAAGCATGTAGTACTTCGTACCGTTCGGTTTCGTACAGAAATTCTATCGATACAGCTGGAATCCCGAATACAAATTGGCCCAGCGATCCGCGTAACCTCTGGTTTTGCCGGTTATTTAAAAGTGGACTAAAAGCCAACCGCATTTACCAGAATGCTCGTTAAATTCATGTTAACCAAATTCTGAATGCGTATGAAAAAAAATCTACTCGTAACGTGGGCATTCATTTGCCTCGGATCAGTTGCCTTCGCACAAGGCATATCTCTGCCGCCAAGCGGAGATAACCAGAAATCAAGCGTAACCCAATCCATTGGATTGGTGCAGGTTACCATCAACTACAGCAGCCCCGATGTTCACGGACCAAATGGTGAGGATCGTAAAGGAAAAATCTGGGGTGATGTAGTGCATTATGGGTATGTCGATCAGGGTTTTGGTACATCTAAAGCAGCACCCTGGCGGGCAGGATCTAATGAAAATACCACCATTAGCTTTTCGCATGATGTACAGGTTGGTGGAAAGAAAGTGGCGGCCGGCACATATGGGCTTTTCCTTGCTGTTGAAAAAGAAGGCCCCTGGACCTGGATACTCAACAAAGATGCCAGCAGTTGGGGAAGTTACTTCTACAACCCTGAACTGGATGTGGTGCGTGTGCAGGCAACCCCACAAGATTGCGAGTACACCGAATGGCTTACCTACAGCTTTGATGATCGCAGAAGAAATTCGGCTGTTGCTTTCTTGCAATGGGAGAACAAACGCATCGGATTCAAAATTGAAGTGCCGAATGCAAATGAATTATACGTGCAAACCATTCGCGATGAAATGCGCGGGTCAACTGCCGGATTCCAGCATCAATCCTACATAGCCGCAGCAACCTTCTGTGCACAAAACAAAGTCGAACTTGAGCAAGGACTTCAATGGGCTGACCTGGCCATCAGTGATCCGTTCTTCGGACAGGAAAATTTCAATTCAC contains these protein-coding regions:
- a CDS encoding UDP-2,3-diacylglucosamine diphosphatase, with translation MNTPVEIKLEAGKKIFFASDFHLGVPNYEDSLAREKRIVRWLDSIKSEAQAIYLLGDIFDFWFEYRQAIPKGFIRLQGKLAELRDAGIPIIFFTGNHDMWMFDYFPRELDIPIYRNPVVLTCNNQKLMIGHGDGLGPGDTSYKILKKFFNSKICQWLFARIHPNLGIGIAKIWSRKSRISNTKREEKFEGEENEFLLTYCKELEKHHHHDYYIFGHRHLPLDLEVGANSRYINLGEWVHFNTYAVYDGKTVELKTFSA
- a CDS encoding DUF2911 domain-containing protein translates to MKKNLLVTWAFICLGSVAFAQGISLPPSGDNQKSSVTQSIGLVQVTINYSSPDVHGPNGEDRKGKIWGDVVHYGYVDQGFGTSKAAPWRAGSNENTTISFSHDVQVGGKKVAAGTYGLFLAVEKEGPWTWILNKDASSWGSYFYNPELDVVRVQATPQDCEYTEWLTYSFDDRRRNSAVAFLQWENKRIGFKIEVPNANELYVQTIRDEMRGSTAGFQHQSYIAAATFCAQNKVELEQGLQWADLAISDPFFGQENFNSLSTKAQVLMAMNRNDEAEAVMDKAIAHPTASVGAVHQYGRLLLNTGKNQKAMEVFKLNAKNHPEDKFTPNVGLARGYTALGDKKNAIKYWELAIKNLPENQKPNLAFYEGEVKKLKE
- the acpP gene encoding acyl carrier protein, producing the protein MADVSQKVARILIDKLGVAESEINPDTNLVKDLGIDSLDYAEIVMDFEQTFDIRIPDEDAEKLTTIGAAVAYIEKKLQDKK
- a CDS encoding YopX family protein; this encodes MKEFQPRTFKFKAWNREARLLMKLGSIDCVKGELFKRDHILLQYTGLVDKHDEEIYEMDILLKQDRKFLVRWHDSFNGWYIVNYPGKDSFQPLHKEDAQRMKRLCNFFESDENTES
- a CDS encoding sigma-54 dependent transcriptional regulator is translated as MNPEGGKILMIDDDEDVLLAAKMLLKKQNHHVIIEKNPNKIPFLLNNDTYDVILLDMNFSKDITSGKEGFYWLEKILEKDPSAVVILITAFGDVEMAVKALKQGATDFILKPWQNEKLIATISTAIRLKQSYNEVDKLRKAKEMLEEQISKPFGEIIGESIAIKEVFGLIDKVAKTDANVLILGENGTGKELIARAIHQRSLRKDNSFVSVDMGAITETLFESELFGHKKGAFTDAREDRPGRFELANGGTLFLDEIGNLSMALQSKLLSALQSRQVTRVGSNQSIAVDIRLICATNMPLHQMVEQGTFRQDLLYRINTVEIKVPPLADRVEDISLLARHYLDYYARKYHKQVTTIAPNAMDKLKRYAWPGNIRELQHAIERAVIMTDSASLQESDFLFSRPVSSSSAETLNLDEVEKAAIVKALNLHSGNISKAADELGLTRASLYRRMEKYGL
- a CDS encoding HAMP domain-containing sensor histidine kinase, which encodes MDYKFNWKSPVVPRILFLAASIFALCFFLFENHYWLAIAFLGLTAFQIKQLIDLVDQSNKDIASFLDSVSFDDFSASFKTESHDPYVQRFHQELNEALTRLRNSRQEKDSEYLFYKNIVMHVGIGLVIFNDTTGKIEIFNSAARKLLKINNANALGDLKEVDPNLVHTFLRLKTGGRELMRLKVGEDIIQLSIYAIELTLRGENMKLISLQNIQSELEEKEMEAWQNLVRVLTHEIMNSVTPISSLAGTMEAEISDHVKGTEEKPLQKDQLEDIHLSLQTISKRSENLIQFVKEFRSLTHIPKPRLQTFLVCTLLDEICMLHKNELAEKNIKLVVNIDPPDLTLLADRGLTEQVLINLVKNAIQAFDEEQEEKVITVKASVTEKNRPVISVRDNGSGIDPEALEKIFIPFFTTKKSGSGIGLSLSRQVMRQHQGTLTVKSTVGEGTEFFMRF